The Syngnathus typhle isolate RoL2023-S1 ecotype Sweden linkage group LG6, RoL_Styp_1.0, whole genome shotgun sequence genome has a window encoding:
- the cpda gene encoding carboxypeptidase D, which yields MAHKRKSESATKKLRVSLFVSFVCVAVHLGVADARLRRTRSASTSQTVENYDKYYNYVDLSRRLRSYAQKFSHIANLSSIGQSVQGRELWVMRITKDPHIESPGKPRFKYVGNMHGDETVSRQVLVYLVEYLLTKYQEEPRIAKLVNTTDIYIMPSMNPDGFEMSKEGVCGGPREGRKNANDKDLNRSFPDQYSNKTPNSDSIPEVMAVIRWILDKQFILSGNLHGGTVVASYPFDDTATHEQQGHYSQSPDDSLFRYLALVYAKNHPVMKTGQPNCSDTPDEMFKDGITNGAQWYDVPGGMQDYNYIHANCLEITFELSCCKYPPASELHKEWDLNKESLLAFIEQVHIGVRGYVKDSVSGSAVTNASVVVAGVGHNLTTGSYGDYYRLLLPGVYNITIVATGYTPVTVNNVQVLDGNATELNFTLEPVVIEPNLASNVTQTTPTTPSTIDIIHTFIWSSNSPRTTHSQLVTAETRGTPTSLSPEPQPVQPQEFRHHNYADMELFLRKYSSEFPSIAHLYSIGRSVENRELYVMVISDNPTVHEHGEPEFKYVGNMHGNEVVGRELLLNLIEYLCLNYGTDQEVTELVNNTRIHILPSMNPDGYEKANEGDVRGYRGRNNSNNFDLNRNFPDQFATIKDPRQPETIAMMNWLKSNPFVLSANLHGGSLVVNYPFDDDEEGKTRYSKSPDDKIFQQLSQTYSQENPLMHNGHPCVNLYPGEYFTDGITNGASWYNVAGGMQDWNYVNTNCFEVTIELGCVKYPWAKDLPNYWEQNRRSLLQFIHQVHYGIKGNVSDIRDGMGIPNATIQVEGIDHNITTAHTGDYWRLLVPGTYSITASAHGYQPVTTYATVSKNGAEVVDFRLTRLHSEANGLWPSGHQHNPSEEEFESLIKYLSLGQGLEQLVKSTDTENSFRFRGYKELSAFLRGLTLNFPKITSLQSLGHSVEFRTIWALEISNNPGVSEPSKPKVRFVAGIHGNAPVGTELLLEFAAMLCINYGKNPVISRLVNETTIVIVPSINPDGREQAVEKQCTSTQGFTNTHGKDLDTDFFGNASQRLVEPQPETRAIMDMILDKSYTLSVALDGGSLVATYPYDKPVQSVENEGTLKYLASVYATNHPKMHLGNTACSNNGQTSNIPDGVMRAAERQSHMGSMKDFSMDFGQCPEITVYTGCCVFPPTEELATLWAENKRPLLSMLVEVHKGVRGVVRDKSGKPIVGAIVVMNGGVRVVTAEGGYFRALLAPGNHNIEAVADGYQQQRQEVVVSSYEAASSVIIEFDMDHSIFGLPREFVVASAAASMTALVITACIIWCVCAAKSNRQKDGFHRLRQHRDEYDDEIRLTSMGSKKSLLAHEFQDESESDEDTLYANKI from the exons ATGGCGCACAAAAGGAAGTCAGAGTCCGCGACTAAAAAACTACGGGTGTcactttttgtctcttttgtttgtgttgctgttCACCTCGGCGTTGCCGACGCCAGGCTACGCCGGACAAGAAGCGCTTCGACTAGCCAAACGGTAGAAAACTACGACAAATATTACAATTATGTCGATCTAAGCCGACGCTTGCGCTCCTACGCCCAGAAATTCTCTCACATAGCGAACCTATCAAGCATAGGTCAATCCGTGCAGGGCAGGGAGCTGTGGGTGATGCGGATCACCAAGGACCCCCATATAGAGTCCCCGGGGAAACCCAGGTTCAAATATGTTGGCAACATGCACGGCGACGAGACCGTGTCCAGGCAGGTTCTCGTCTATCTTGTGGAGTACCTGCTGACCAAATACCAGGAGGAACCGCGGATAGCTAAACTGGTGAACACCACAGATATCTATATCATGCCTAGTATGAACCCCGACGGCTTCGAGATGTCTAAAGAGGGGGTCTGTGGCGGCCCCagggagggaagaaaaaatgCCAATGACAAGGACCTTAACAGGAGCTTCCCCGACCAGTACTCTAACAAAACTCCCAACTCAGATAGCATTCCTGAGGTCATGGCTGTCATCAGGTGGATACTGGACAAACA GTTTATTTTGTCTGGTAACCTGCACGGTGGAACTGTGGTTGCCAGCTACCCTTTTGATGACACAGCCACCCATGAGCAGCAAGGTCATTACAGCCAGTCACCAGATGACAGCCTTTTTCGCTACTTAGCCCTGGTGTATGCCAAGAACCATCCGGTGATGAAGACTGGGCAACCCAACTGTTCTGATACACCTGACGAGATGTTTAAAGACGGTATCACCAATGGGGCGCAGTGGTATGATGTACCAG GAGGTATGCAGGACTACAACTACATTCATGCAAACTGTCTTGAAATCACCTTTGAGCTGAGCTGCTGCAAATATCCCCCAGCGTCTGAGCTCCATAAGGAATGGGATCTTAACAAAGAGTCTCTCCTAGCCTTCATCGAGCAG GTCCATATTGGTGTCCGTGGTTATGTGAAAGACAGTGTCAGCGGTTCAGCCGTCACAAACGCCAGCGTAGTGGTGGCAGGCGTCGGCCACAACCTGACCACCGGAAGCTATGGCGACTACTATAGACTCCTGCTCCCAGGAGTTTACAACATCACTATTGTGGCCACAGG GTACACACCGGTGACAGTCAACAATGTACAAGTTTTGGATGGAAACGCCACAGAACTTAATTTTACCTTGGAGCCAGTTGTCATTGAGCCAAATCTTGCAAGCAACGTCACTCAGACCACACCCACTACGCCGTCAACCATTGACATCATTCACACGTTCATCTGGAGTAGCAACTCCCCTCGCACAACCCATTCCCAGTTGGTAACAGCAGAGACTAGAGGCACACCTACTTCATTGTCACCAGAGCCACAACCTGTTCAACCCCAAGAATTTCGCCACCACAACTATGCTGACATGGAGCTCTTCTTACGCAAGTACAGCAGCGAGTTCCCATCCATTGCTCATCTTTACTCCATTGGCCGCTCGGTTGAAAACAGGGAGCTCTATGTGATGGTCATCTCAGACAACCCCACAGTTCATGAACAtg GTGAGCCTGAGTTTAAATACGTGGGCAACATGCACGGCAATGAAGTCGTTGGCCGGGAACTATTGCTCAATCTCATCGAGTACCTATGCCTTAACTATGGCACCGACCAGGAAGTCACGGAGTTGGTCAACAACACTCGCATTCACATTTTGCCTTCGATGAACCCTGATGGTTACGAAAAGGCCAATGAAG GTGATGTGAGAGGCTACAGAGGACGCAACAACAGCAATAATTTTGACCTGAATCGCAACTTCCCAGACCAATTTGCCACTATCAAAGATCCCAGGCAGCCAGAGACTATTGCCATGATGAATTGGCTAAAAAGCAACCCCTTCGTCCTGTCGGCCAATCTCCATGGAG GTTCTTTGGTGGTCAACTACCCCTTTGATGACGATGAAGAAGGCAAAACCCGATACAGCAAGTCACCTGATGACAAGATTTTTCAGCAATTGTCTCAAACCTACTCACAG GAAAACCCTCTGATGCACAATGGGCACCCTTGTGTGAACCTGTACCCTGGCGAATACTTTACGGACGGCATCACCAATGGGGCCAGCTGGTACAATGTTGCTG GGGGCATGCAGGACTGGAATTATGTAAACACCAATTGTTTTGAGGTGACTATCGAGTTGGGTTGTGTGAAGTACCCCTGGGCCAAGGATCTGCCTAACTATTGGGAACAGAATCGCCGATCTTTGCTTCAGTTTATCCATCAg GTTCACTATGGAATAAAAGGTAACGTGTCTGACATAAGGGATGGTATGGGGATACCCAATGCCACCATCCAGGTGGAGGGCATTGACCACAACATCACCACAGCTCACACTGGTGACTACTGGAGACTACTGGTCCCTGGGACTTATTCCATCACTGCCTCCGCCCACGG ATATCAACCTGTGACGACATACGCCACCGTGTCCAAGAATGGCGCAGAAGTGGTTGATTTCCGATTGACCCGGCTTCATTCAGAAGCTAACGGCCTGTGGCCTTCTGGACACCAGCATAACCCATCCGAGGAGGAGTTTGAAAGCCTAATCAAGTACCTCTCTCTGGGCCAAGGTTTAGAACAGCTTGTCAAGAGCACCGACACAGAGAATAGTTTCCGATTCCGAGGTTACAAGGAGCTGTCTGCGTTCCTCCGAGGTCTTACCCTCAACTTTCCAAAAATTACATCCTTGCAGAG TTTGGGCCACAGCGTTGAGTTTAGAACTATTTGGGCTCTGGAAATCTCCAACAACCCAGGAGTGTCTGAGCCCTCTAAGCCCAAGGTGCGCTTTGTAGCAGGGATCCATGGTAATGCCCCTGTGGGAACAGAGCTGCTTCTTGAGTTTGCTGCCATGTTATGCATCAATTATGGCAAAAACCCAGTCATTAGTAGG CTCGTGAATGAGACAACTATTGTAATCGTGCCATCAATCAATCCGGATGGAAGAGAACAAGCGGTGGAGAAGCAGTGCACATCCACTCAGGGCTTCACCAATACTCATGGCAAAGATCTGGACACGGACTTCTTTG GCAATGCATCCCAGCGTTTGGTGGAACCACAGCCAGAAACCAGAGCAATAATGGACATGATTTTAGATAAAAGTTACACGCTGTCTGTGGCCCTTGATGGAGGATCCCTTGTGGCTACTTACCCTTATGACAAGCCTGTCCAATCAG tggagAATGAAGGCACTCTGAAGTACTTGGCCAGTGTTTATGCCACCAACCATCCCAAAATGCACCTTGGCAACACTGCATGTTCAAATAATGGACAGA caAGTAACATTCCAGATGGAGTTATGAGAGCAGCTGAGAGACAAAGTCATATGGGCAGTATGAAG GACTTCAGCATGGATTTTGGTCAGTGTCCAGAAATCACAGTGTATACCGGCTGTTGTGTGTTTCCTCCTACTGAAGAGCTTGCCACACTCTGGGCAGAAAACAAAAGGCCTCTTCTGAGCATGCTGGTGGAG GTCCACAAAGGAGTGCGTGGAGTAGTGAGAGATAAAAGTGGGAAGCCCATTGTTGGCGCCATCGTCGTCATGAATGGGGGTGTGAGAGTCGTCACTGCAGAGGGTGGTTATTTTCGGGCCTTGCTGGCACCTGGCAACCATAACATCGAAGCTGTTGCTGATGGTTACCAACAGCAACGCCAAGAG GTGGTGGTGTCCTCCTATGAAGCAGCAAGCTCTGTCATCATTGAGTTTGATATGGATCACAGCATCTTTGGTCTACCAAGAGAATTTGTGGTGGCCAGTGCAG CTGCCTCCATGACAGCATTGGTGATAACGGCCTGCATCATCTGGTGTGTGTGCGCTGCCAAGTCCAATCGGCAAAAGGATGGCTTCCATCGTTTGCGGCAGCATCGAGACGAATACGACGACGAGATCCGGCTTACGTCAATGGGCTCCAAAAAGTCTCTCCTTGCCCACGAGTTTCAGGATGAAAGTGAAAGTGATGAGGATACGTTATATGCCAACAAAATATGA
- the unc119a gene encoding protein unc-119 homolog A isoform X2, giving the protein MLDKRRKIDYLCSPEENVHMIDFTRFKIRDMETGTVLFEITKPPAPGGRKQCDPNAGRFVRYQFTPAFLQLRQVGATVEFTVGDTPINNFRMIERHYFRDQLLKSFDFEFGFCMPSSKNTCEHIYEFPALSEDIMREMIIHPYETQSDSFYFVDNKLVMHNKADYSYSGGP; this is encoded by the exons ATGCTCGATAAGCGGAGAAAAATTG ACTATCTTTGTTCACCAGAGGAAAACGTCCACATGATTGACTTCACCAGATTTAAGATCCGTGATATGGAAACAGGAACAGTCCTGTTTGAGATCACTAAACCTCCAGCACCAG GAGGTCGAAAGCAATGTGACCCCAACGCCGGGCGCTTTGTTCGCTACCAGTTCACCCCTGCCTTTTTACAGTTGCGGCAGGTCGGCGCCAC CGTGGAGTTCACAGTGGGTGACACACCCATCAACAACTTCCGTATGATCGAGAGACACTACTTCCGAGACCAGCTGCTCAAGAGCTTTGACTTTGAGTTTGGCTTTTGCATGCCCAGCAGCAAGAACACATGCGAGCACATCTACGAGTTCCCGGCACTGTCAGAGGATATCA TGCGTGAGATGATCATCCATCCGTATGAGACACAGTCTGACAGCTTCTACTTTGTGGACAACAAACTGGTGATGCACAACAAGGCAGACTATTCCTACAGCGGGGGTCCATAG
- the cryba1a gene encoding crystallin, beta A1a — MAQNNPNPLGPWKITVYDQENFQGKRLEFTSSCQNITESGTDNIRSLKVECGAWVGYEHSSFCGQQFVLERGEYPHWESWSGSIAYHTERMMSFRPICSANHKESKMVVFEKENFMGHQWEMSDDYPSLQAMGWGTNEIGSMQVQSGAWVCYQFPGYRGYQYILECDRHGGEYKHYREWGSHAQSFQVQALRRIQQ, encoded by the exons ATGGCACAGAATAATCCCAACCCACTGGGACCATGGAAG ATCACAGTTTACGACCAAGAGAACTTCCAGGGCAAGCGGCTAGAGTTTACCTCCTCCTGCCAGAATATCACGGAAAGTGGCACTGACAACATCCGCTCCTTGAAGGTGGAGTGTGGAGC TTGGGTAGGATATGAGCACTCCAGCTTCTGTGGACAGCAGTTTGTTTTGGAGAGAGGAGAGTACCCTCATTGGGAGTCTTGGAGTGGCAGCATCGCCTATCACACTGAGAGGATGATGTCCTTCCGCCCCATCTGCTCTGCT AACCACAAGGAGTCTAAGATGGTGGTGTTTGAGAAAGAAAACTTTATGGGACACCAATGGGAGATGAGCGATGACTACCCATCACTGCAGGCCATGGGCTGGGGAACCAATGAGATTGGCTCCATGCAAGTTCAGAGTGGAGC CTGGGTGTGCTACCAGTTCCCCGGTTACCGTGGTTACCAGTACATTCTGGAGTGTGATCGCCATGGCGGCGAGTACAAACATTACAGAGAATGGGGCTCCCATGCTCAGTCGTTCCAGGTGCAGGCATTGCGTCGCATCCAGCAATGA
- the unc119a gene encoding protein unc-119 homolog A isoform X1, whose product MKVQQGCNSSDMGIPVTTEEELRRNSVITPEDVLGLQKITKNYLCSPEENVHMIDFTRFKIRDMETGTVLFEITKPPAPGGRKQCDPNAGRFVRYQFTPAFLQLRQVGATVEFTVGDTPINNFRMIERHYFRDQLLKSFDFEFGFCMPSSKNTCEHIYEFPALSEDIMREMIIHPYETQSDSFYFVDNKLVMHNKADYSYSGGP is encoded by the exons ATGAAAGTGCAGCAAGGCTGCAACTCGTCAGACATGGGCATCCCCGTCACCACCGAGGAAGAACTGCGCAGAAATAGCGTCATCACGCCTGAGGATGTGCTTGGTTTACAAAAGATCACCAAGA ACTATCTTTGTTCACCAGAGGAAAACGTCCACATGATTGACTTCACCAGATTTAAGATCCGTGATATGGAAACAGGAACAGTCCTGTTTGAGATCACTAAACCTCCAGCACCAG GAGGTCGAAAGCAATGTGACCCCAACGCCGGGCGCTTTGTTCGCTACCAGTTCACCCCTGCCTTTTTACAGTTGCGGCAGGTCGGCGCCAC CGTGGAGTTCACAGTGGGTGACACACCCATCAACAACTTCCGTATGATCGAGAGACACTACTTCCGAGACCAGCTGCTCAAGAGCTTTGACTTTGAGTTTGGCTTTTGCATGCCCAGCAGCAAGAACACATGCGAGCACATCTACGAGTTCCCGGCACTGTCAGAGGATATCA TGCGTGAGATGATCATCCATCCGTATGAGACACAGTCTGACAGCTTCTACTTTGTGGACAACAAACTGGTGATGCACAACAAGGCAGACTATTCCTACAGCGGGGGTCCATAG
- the crybb1l3 gene encoding crystallin, beta B1, like 3: MSHSGTQGSIGSHPAMGLHNHKIYLYEFENFQGRRIDLFEECRNLCEKGLEKIGSIRVENGPWVGYEQQNMTGEMFMLEKGEYPRWDTWSNSYRCDRLMSVRPVKMDSQDHKICLYECTNFEGRKMEVCDEDIPSLWSYGFQDRVASIQVTGGTWVAYQYPGYRGYQYVMEMGSFKHWNEWGAHHPQIQSIRRVKDMQTHRRGCFEVNA, translated from the exons ATGTCTCACTCAGGTACTCAAGGCAGCATTGGCAGCCACCCTGCCATGGGGCTACATAATCATAAG ATTTACCTCTATGAATTTGAGAACTTCCAAGGCCGTAGAATCGATCTGTTCGAAGAGTGTCGTAACCTATGCGAGAAGGGTTTAGAAAAAATCGGCTCCATCCGGGTAGAGAACGGGCC CTGGGTGGGTTATGAGCAGCAGAACATGACTGGTGAGATGTTCATGCTGGAGAAAGGAGAATACCCCAGATGGGACACCTGGTCCAACAGCTATAGGTGTGACCGTCTCATGTCAGTCAGACCAGTAAAAATG gaCTCCCAGGACCACAAGATTTGCTTGTATGAGTGCACAAATTTCGAAGGTCGCAAGATGGAGGTGTGTGATGAGGATATTCCAAGCTTGTGGTCTTACGGCTTCCAGGACCGCGTCGCTAGCATTCAGGTCACTGGGGGAAC GTGGGTGGCCTACCAGTACCCAGGCTACCGTGGTTACCAGTATGTGATGGAAATGGGCTCTTTCAAGCACTGGAATGAGTGGGGAGCCCACCATCCCCAGATCCAATCCATTCGTAGGGTGAAAGACATGCAGACACACCGCAGAGGCTGCTTTGAGGTCAACGCCTAA